The Thermobispora bispora DSM 43833 genome window below encodes:
- a CDS encoding DUF4032 domain-containing protein has protein sequence MPLQMIGTPSDPGLLRLPWEIPLAEWPGHHLVTLPRGISRHVVRFVRISGHVYAIKEISERYAKREYELLRDLVRLDVPAVEPVAIITGRTAEDGTPLDSALITKHLQFSLPYRIVLSGGSVRPDTLTRLLDALAVLLVRLHLVGFYWGDCSLSNTLFRRDAGAFAAYLVDAETGELHPAISEGMREHDIEVAHMNIYGELLDLEAGGLLPQTVDPLAFADRLTEQYGKLWAELTQDEIVEEMDWHRVDQRIRRLNSLGFDVAEMMIRRKAGTSRLLVRPKVVDAGHHQRRLLRLTGLDVEENQARRLLNDLDSFRVSNGLQHEDEAIVAHRWLAEVFQPVVNAIPPELRRKLEPAQIFHEVLDHRWFLSEAAGRDVGLETAVRSYIENVLVFKPDEKAILPTAEGGEAITSSSAPAE, from the coding sequence GTGCCCCTGCAGATGATCGGTACGCCGAGCGACCCCGGCCTCCTCCGGCTTCCCTGGGAGATCCCCCTCGCGGAGTGGCCCGGCCACCACCTGGTGACGCTGCCCCGCGGTATCTCCCGGCACGTGGTGCGCTTCGTCCGGATCTCCGGGCACGTGTACGCGATCAAGGAGATCTCGGAGCGGTACGCCAAGCGGGAGTACGAGCTGCTGCGCGACCTGGTCCGGCTCGACGTCCCGGCCGTCGAGCCGGTCGCGATCATCACCGGCCGGACGGCCGAGGACGGCACGCCGCTCGACTCAGCGCTGATCACCAAGCATCTGCAGTTCTCGCTCCCCTACCGGATCGTGCTCTCCGGCGGCTCGGTCCGCCCCGACACGCTGACCCGCCTGCTCGACGCGCTCGCCGTGCTGCTCGTCCGGCTCCACCTCGTCGGGTTCTACTGGGGCGACTGCTCGCTGTCGAACACCCTGTTCCGGCGGGACGCCGGCGCGTTCGCCGCGTACCTCGTGGACGCGGAGACCGGGGAGCTCCACCCGGCCATCAGCGAGGGCATGCGCGAGCACGACATCGAGGTGGCGCACATGAACATCTACGGCGAGCTGCTCGACCTGGAGGCCGGCGGGCTGCTGCCGCAGACGGTCGACCCGCTCGCCTTCGCCGACCGGCTCACCGAGCAGTACGGCAAGCTCTGGGCCGAGCTCACCCAGGACGAGATCGTCGAAGAGATGGACTGGCACCGGGTGGATCAGCGGATCCGCCGGCTCAACTCGCTCGGCTTCGACGTGGCCGAGATGATGATCCGCCGCAAGGCCGGCACCTCGCGGCTGCTCGTCCGGCCGAAGGTGGTGGACGCCGGGCACCACCAGCGCCGGCTGCTCCGGCTCACCGGCCTCGACGTGGAGGAGAACCAGGCGCGGCGGCTGCTCAACGACCTCGACTCGTTCCGCGTCTCGAACGGCCTGCAGCACGAGGACGAGGCGATCGTCGCCCACCGCTGGCTCGCCGAGGTGTTCCAGCCCGTGGTGAACGCGATCCCCCCGGAGCTGCGCCGCAAGCTCGAGCCCGCGCAGATCTTCCACGAGGTGCTGGACCACCGGTGGTTCCTGTCGGAGGCGGCGGGACGGGACGTCGGCCTCGAGACGGCGGTCCGCTCCTACATCGAGAACGTGCTGGTCTTCAAGCCCGACGAGAAGGCCATCCTCCCCACCGCCGAGGGCGGGGAGGCCATCACCTCGTCCTCGGCTCCGGCCGAGTGA
- a CDS encoding DUF523 domain-containing protein, with translation MERILVSACLLGRPVRYDGRAKTSHDELLARWRAEGRLVPFCPEVEGGLPVPRPPAEIEGGAGGEAVLSGAARVRTATGEDVTEAFLAGARRALEAARKAGARIAILKEGSPSCGSLRIYDGTFQGRTAPGQGVTTALLERHGVRVFSEDRIPEAAAYLEELTARSGPVTRPEPRTR, from the coding sequence AGCGGATTCTCGTCAGCGCGTGCCTGCTCGGCCGGCCGGTGCGGTACGACGGGCGGGCGAAGACCAGCCACGACGAGCTGCTCGCCCGCTGGCGGGCCGAGGGCCGCCTCGTCCCGTTCTGCCCGGAGGTCGAGGGCGGGCTTCCCGTGCCCCGCCCGCCCGCGGAGATCGAGGGCGGCGCCGGGGGCGAGGCCGTGCTCTCCGGTGCGGCCCGGGTACGCACCGCCACGGGCGAGGACGTGACCGAGGCCTTCCTCGCCGGCGCCCGCCGGGCGCTGGAGGCGGCGCGGAAGGCCGGGGCGCGGATCGCGATCCTCAAGGAGGGCAGCCCGTCCTGCGGCTCGCTGCGGATCTACGACGGCACCTTCCAGGGCCGGACCGCGCCGGGCCAGGGCGTGACCACCGCCCTGCTGGAGCGGCACGGCGTCCGCGTGTTCAGCGAGGACCGGATCCCGGAGGCCGCGGCGTACCTGGAGGAGCTCACCGCCCGGTCCGGCCCGGTCACTCGGCCGGAGCCGAGGACGAGGTGA
- a CDS encoding spermidine synthase, protein MAKRTREPVPGRYPVAGGEVELLRDLDRPDGWMIVVNGVPQSYVDLSDPTYLDFSYVQLIALVIDALPEGPLDAVHIGGGACTIPRYISAKRPGSRHIVVEPDAALVRLVREQLRLNSVPRLKVRVLDGRTAVAALADRSADLFVLDAFTGASMPVELATVEYMTEVARILRPAGTLVVNVADGKGLPFAKRLIASVRAALPHAALLAEPGILRGRRFGNVIVAASAAELPLGTLTRRAAGGLTQARCLAGDDLTRLIAGAAPIRDGDPVLSPVPPPGLFT, encoded by the coding sequence GTGGCGAAGCGGACGAGAGAGCCGGTCCCCGGCCGGTATCCGGTGGCCGGCGGAGAGGTCGAGCTGCTCCGCGATCTCGACCGCCCGGACGGCTGGATGATCGTCGTGAACGGGGTGCCGCAGTCCTACGTGGACCTGAGCGACCCCACCTACCTGGACTTCTCGTACGTCCAGCTCATCGCCCTCGTGATCGACGCCCTGCCGGAAGGGCCGCTCGACGCCGTCCACATCGGCGGGGGCGCGTGCACCATCCCGCGGTACATATCGGCGAAGCGCCCGGGCTCCCGGCACATCGTGGTGGAGCCGGACGCCGCGCTGGTCCGGCTCGTCCGGGAGCAGCTCCGGCTCAACTCGGTCCCCCGGCTGAAGGTCCGCGTGCTCGACGGCCGCACCGCCGTGGCCGCCCTGGCCGACCGGTCGGCCGACCTGTTCGTGCTCGACGCGTTCACCGGCGCCTCCATGCCGGTGGAGCTCGCCACGGTCGAGTACATGACCGAGGTCGCCCGCATCCTGCGGCCGGCCGGGACCCTGGTGGTGAACGTCGCCGACGGCAAGGGGCTGCCGTTCGCCAAACGGCTGATCGCCTCGGTCCGCGCGGCGCTCCCCCACGCCGCGCTCCTCGCCGAGCCCGGGATCCTGCGCGGCCGGCGGTTCGGCAACGTGATCGTGGCCGCCTCCGCGGCCGAGCTGCCGCTCGGGACGCTGACCCGGCGGGCGGCCGGCGGGCTCACCCAGGCGAGGTGCCTGGCGGGCGACGACCTCACCCGGCTCATCGCCGGCGCCGCCCCCATCCGCGACGGCGACCCCGTGCTCTCCCCCGTGCCGCCGCCCGGCCTGTTCACTTAG
- the orn gene encoding oligoribonuclease, with product MTDPLVWIDCEMTGLDLTRDALVEVACIVTDGELNPVDEGVAVVIKPPPETLEQMSDVVREMHTASGLLDELAGGVTLAEAEATVLGYIRSHVPEAKKAPLCGNSIATDRAFLARDMPLVDAYLHYRMVDVSTIKELARRWYPRVYFASPEKQGGHRALADITESIRELRYYRAAIFVPQPGPDSAAAREVAEAVSRF from the coding sequence ATGACTGACCCGCTGGTCTGGATCGACTGTGAGATGACCGGGCTCGACCTCACCCGGGACGCGCTCGTCGAGGTGGCGTGCATCGTGACCGACGGCGAGCTGAACCCGGTGGACGAGGGCGTGGCCGTGGTCATCAAGCCGCCGCCGGAGACCCTCGAGCAGATGTCCGACGTGGTGCGCGAGATGCACACCGCCTCAGGGCTGCTCGACGAGCTGGCGGGCGGGGTCACGCTCGCCGAGGCCGAGGCGACCGTGCTCGGCTACATCCGCTCTCACGTCCCCGAGGCCAAGAAGGCCCCGCTCTGCGGGAACTCGATCGCGACCGACCGGGCGTTCCTGGCGCGGGACATGCCCCTCGTCGACGCCTACCTGCACTACCGGATGGTCGACGTCTCCACGATCAAGGAGCTCGCCCGCCGGTGGTACCCGCGGGTGTACTTCGCCTCCCCGGAGAAGCAGGGCGGGCACCGTGCGCTCGCCGACATCACCGAGAGCATCCGGGAGCTGCGGTACTACCGCGCGGCGATCTTCGTTCCCCAGCCGGGCCCGGACTCGGCGGCCGCCCGTGAGGTCGCCGAAGCGGTCTCTCGCTTCTGA
- the lat gene encoding L-lysine 6-transaminase, translating into MDPSAVHETLARHLLVDGFDLVLDLEKSSGAWLVDARDGRRYLDFYTFYASSPLGMNPFADDPEFLAYLGRVAANKPANSDMYTVELAEFVETFQRVLGDPELPHLFFVEGGALAVENALKCAFDWKSRWNEAHGRDPALGTKVLHLTRAFHGRSGYTLSLTNTDPVKTERFPKFGWPRIEVPAIHFGDVEEAERRALAQAREAFERFPHDIACFIAEPIQGEGGDNHMRPEFLQAMQALCHEYEALFIVDEVQTGVGLTGTPWAYQQLGLEPDIVAFAKKVQVGGIMAGRRVDLVPDNVFRVSSRINSTWGGGLVDMVRSRRILEIIERDGLIPRAGILGEKLLGMLKSLEAEGLVSNARGRGLMCAFDVPDNRDVITRLREEEGILMLPCGERSVRLRPPLNIEPEELEHGIAGLRKVLASR; encoded by the coding sequence ATGGACCCCAGCGCTGTACACGAGACCCTCGCGCGGCATCTGCTCGTCGACGGGTTCGATCTGGTGCTCGACCTGGAGAAGAGCTCCGGAGCCTGGCTGGTCGACGCGAGGGACGGCCGGCGCTACCTGGACTTCTACACCTTCTACGCCTCGTCGCCGCTCGGCATGAATCCGTTCGCCGACGACCCGGAGTTCCTCGCCTACCTCGGCCGGGTCGCGGCGAACAAGCCCGCCAACTCGGACATGTACACGGTCGAGCTCGCCGAGTTCGTCGAGACGTTCCAGCGGGTGCTCGGTGACCCCGAGCTCCCCCACCTCTTCTTCGTCGAGGGCGGCGCGCTCGCCGTGGAGAACGCGCTCAAGTGCGCGTTCGACTGGAAGAGCCGGTGGAACGAGGCCCACGGCCGCGACCCCGCGCTCGGCACCAAGGTGCTCCACCTCACCCGGGCCTTCCACGGCCGCAGCGGGTACACGCTCTCGCTCACCAACACCGACCCGGTGAAGACCGAGCGGTTCCCGAAGTTCGGCTGGCCGCGGATCGAGGTGCCGGCGATCCACTTCGGCGACGTGGAGGAGGCGGAGCGGCGCGCCCTCGCGCAGGCCAGGGAGGCGTTCGAGAGGTTCCCCCACGACATCGCGTGCTTCATCGCCGAGCCCATCCAGGGCGAGGGCGGCGACAACCACATGCGGCCGGAGTTCCTTCAGGCGATGCAGGCGCTCTGCCACGAGTACGAGGCCCTGTTCATCGTGGACGAGGTGCAGACCGGCGTCGGGCTCACCGGGACGCCGTGGGCCTACCAGCAGCTCGGCCTCGAGCCGGACATCGTGGCCTTCGCCAAGAAGGTCCAGGTCGGCGGGATCATGGCGGGGCGCCGGGTCGACCTCGTCCCGGACAACGTGTTCCGGGTGAGCAGCCGGATCAACTCCACCTGGGGCGGCGGGCTCGTCGACATGGTGCGGTCCCGCCGGATCCTCGAGATCATCGAGCGGGACGGCCTGATCCCGCGGGCCGGCATCCTCGGGGAGAAGCTCCTCGGGATGCTCAAGAGCCTGGAGGCGGAGGGTCTCGTCAGCAACGCCCGGGGCCGCGGGCTCATGTGCGCCTTCGACGTCCCGGACAACCGGGACGTGATCACCCGGCTCCGGGAGGAGGAGGGCATCCTCATGCTCCCCTGCGGGGAGCGGTCGGTACGGCTCCGCCCGCCGCTGAACATCGAGCCCGAGGAGCTCGAGCACGGCATCGCCGGTCTGCGGAAGGTCCTCGCCTCCCGCTGA
- a CDS encoding DUF2510 domain-containing protein codes for MTTTPAGWYPDPYGSPLLRWWDGTQWTEHTHPPVAGQSPPQPGRPQPAQQPWQPQPPAGPGPWPGQPAPIPAPGMGAPPRSSIWAWIAGGAALVVVLALILGGLLVFLNRDTSTAAQRPAPTGPLDSVVPQPSPSEDPLRPAQPSNGRIDDPVTGLSYLFPGAPWQPLTVRPQSQPGTPIWSSGYYAVSQENYDGRGNQWIGSIFAGILPESFSYDGPQDLKKVAESLLPRYESEFYPVEHKTKVVRSEAKKVGDREGWLIEFELDFSEASRTYGLAWKSERGAFVLVDRGAGQLPALMYLSIPENLDQSVLTRVLDSLEAR; via the coding sequence ATGACGACGACCCCCGCTGGCTGGTACCCCGATCCGTACGGCTCGCCGCTGCTGCGCTGGTGGGACGGCACCCAGTGGACGGAGCACACCCATCCCCCGGTGGCCGGTCAGTCGCCGCCGCAGCCCGGCCGGCCCCAGCCCGCTCAGCAGCCCTGGCAGCCGCAGCCGCCGGCCGGCCCGGGGCCGTGGCCCGGGCAGCCCGCCCCCATCCCGGCTCCGGGCATGGGCGCGCCGCCCCGATCGTCGATCTGGGCGTGGATCGCCGGCGGAGCCGCGCTCGTGGTCGTCCTCGCGCTCATCCTCGGCGGCCTGCTGGTCTTCCTGAACCGGGACACCTCGACCGCCGCCCAGCGGCCCGCGCCCACGGGCCCGCTGGACTCGGTCGTCCCCCAGCCCTCGCCGTCCGAGGACCCGCTGCGGCCGGCCCAGCCGTCCAACGGCCGGATCGACGACCCGGTGACCGGTCTGTCGTACCTGTTCCCCGGCGCCCCGTGGCAGCCGCTGACCGTCCGTCCGCAGAGCCAGCCCGGCACGCCCATCTGGAGCAGCGGCTACTACGCGGTCTCCCAGGAGAACTACGACGGCCGGGGGAACCAGTGGATCGGGTCGATCTTCGCCGGCATCCTGCCGGAGTCGTTCTCGTATGACGGGCCGCAGGACCTCAAGAAGGTCGCGGAGTCGCTCCTCCCCCGCTACGAGAGCGAGTTCTACCCGGTCGAGCACAAGACCAAGGTCGTGCGCAGCGAGGCCAAGAAGGTCGGCGACCGGGAGGGGTGGCTGATCGAGTTCGAGCTCGACTTCTCCGAGGCGTCCCGGACGTACGGCCTGGCGTGGAAGAGCGAGCGCGGGGCCTTCGTTCTCGTCGATCGGGGAGCCGGGCAGCTCCCCGCGCTGATGTACCTGTCCATACCGGAGAACCTCGATCAATCGGTGCTCACCCGGGTCCTCGACTCGCTCGAAGCCCGGTGA
- a CDS encoding 4a-hydroxytetrahydrobiopterin dehydratase, which yields MYDASEWRRDGNTLRRSVVAPDFRTAIAIVNEIAEQAEALNHHPDIDIRWRTLHFALTTHDAGALTDLDYTLAARIDGILAAHGVANAS from the coding sequence ATGTACGACGCTTCGGAGTGGCGGCGGGACGGCAACACCCTGCGCAGGAGCGTGGTGGCCCCGGACTTCCGCACCGCCATCGCCATCGTGAACGAGATCGCCGAGCAGGCCGAGGCGCTCAACCACCATCCGGACATCGACATCAGGTGGCGGACGCTCCACTTCGCGCTCACCACCCACGACGCGGGCGCCCTCACCGACCTCGACTACACGCTCGCCGCGCGGATCGACGGCATCCTCGCCGCCCACGGGGTGGCGAACGCCTCCTAG
- a CDS encoding serine/threonine-protein kinase: MYGHTGSWRVPGYTEIRELGTRGGGRVVLARRDADGVLVAIKYFSGELSADLRFMPRLRHEARQLAAMDPHPHIARIHDCVDSRQGAAIVMELVNGVSLRAMLRSHGPIGPEAALTVLKASLLALAAAHEIGVLHRDYKPENVLIEGDGTVKLVDFGAAPPSEPADPADAPPYRAPEQWLNGLATPASDIYAATVVFFECLTGTRPARAGGSPGQGRPIDPAADRLPPSLRRLIERGTAGRPSDRPQSAAAFAEELTEIATAGYGPEWEVRGRQRLAALAGLLDAFFPLGGEPDDRFDPLPARPRGAFARAGTRIALLCTGLAVIAGGAAMALHPGDGAGRPGAPATTATVPAVPPVPDRATADPVVAEPEVTPTPAPRTSAPASPAPPTPTPPGSTPPGPTPSARPQPSPTVPPSRTRPPASRPSAAPTKRTSPVQSRRGTGTPRPESPPADNPGSPDPVIIDRMPDVTSRPVTTAPSRPGTTPPQSPGGGSPS, translated from the coding sequence ATGTACGGCCATACGGGTTCCTGGCGCGTCCCCGGCTACACGGAGATCCGGGAGCTCGGTACGCGCGGCGGCGGCAGAGTCGTGCTCGCTCGGCGCGACGCCGACGGCGTGCTCGTAGCGATCAAGTACTTCTCCGGCGAGCTCTCCGCGGACCTGCGCTTCATGCCCAGGCTGCGGCACGAGGCACGCCAGCTCGCCGCGATGGACCCGCACCCCCATATCGCGCGGATCCATGACTGCGTCGATTCGCGGCAGGGCGCCGCGATCGTGATGGAGCTGGTCAACGGCGTCTCGCTCCGCGCGATGCTCCGGTCGCACGGGCCGATCGGCCCGGAGGCCGCGCTCACCGTGCTCAAGGCGTCGCTCCTCGCCTTGGCCGCCGCCCACGAGATCGGCGTGCTCCACCGGGACTACAAGCCGGAGAACGTGCTGATCGAGGGCGACGGCACGGTCAAGCTCGTCGACTTCGGCGCCGCGCCGCCGTCCGAGCCCGCGGACCCGGCGGACGCCCCGCCGTACCGGGCCCCTGAGCAGTGGCTGAACGGCCTGGCCACTCCGGCGAGCGACATCTACGCCGCCACGGTGGTCTTCTTCGAATGCCTCACCGGAACCCGGCCCGCCCGTGCCGGCGGCTCCCCCGGCCAGGGCCGGCCGATCGATCCCGCCGCCGACCGGCTTCCCCCGTCGCTGCGCCGCCTCATCGAGCGCGGCACGGCCGGCCGCCCGTCCGACCGGCCGCAGTCGGCGGCCGCCTTCGCCGAGGAGCTCACGGAGATCGCCACCGCCGGGTACGGCCCGGAGTGGGAGGTGCGGGGACGGCAGCGGCTCGCCGCGCTCGCCGGGCTGCTCGACGCCTTCTTCCCGCTCGGCGGCGAACCGGACGATCGGTTCGACCCCCTGCCGGCGCGGCCCCGCGGGGCGTTCGCCCGGGCGGGGACGCGGATCGCGCTGCTCTGCACCGGGCTCGCGGTGATCGCCGGCGGCGCCGCGATGGCGCTGCACCCGGGGGACGGCGCGGGCCGCCCGGGCGCGCCCGCGACCACCGCGACCGTGCCGGCCGTCCCTCCGGTGCCGGACCGGGCCACGGCCGATCCCGTCGTCGCCGAGCCGGAGGTCACGCCCACCCCGGCGCCGCGGACCAGCGCCCCGGCCTCGCCGGCACCGCCGACGCCCACGCCGCCGGGGTCCACACCGCCGGGGCCCACGCCGTCGGCGCGGCCGCAGCCCTCGCCCACCGTGCCGCCGAGCCGTACCCGGCCCCCGGCGTCGCGGCCCAGCGCCGCGCCCACCAAGAGGACGAGCCCGGTCCAGTCACGGCGCGGCACCGGCACGCCGCGGCCGGAGAGCCCGCCCGCGGACAACCCCGGCTCGCCCGATCCGGTGATCATCGACCGGATGCCCGACGTGACCTCGCGGCCGGTGACCACGGCGCCGTCCCGCCCCGGGACCACGCCGCCCCAGAGCCCCGGTGGCGGGAGCCCGTCGTGA